In Massilistercora timonensis, the following are encoded in one genomic region:
- a CDS encoding FAD-dependent thymidylate synthase, with translation MKQIEVKILNCQAVAEAEKNMVFAARLTQQGHKIASMDDLMELYEKSFSVQTVAAMGALPHPTIQKFAVITVAIVGASRRFLAQITRHQNEVKFMSASLQYSNYTGQADFAVPYSIMTAPAVVRELYLKSCNESMKCYEALCTAGSGHDAAGYATPQGLRNVLLISATPYQWKHIISQRVCRRNTDETRIVLLKVWKELYELSPTLFAPSLTGPFCQMDRCLEGKMTCGRKLQANMTPEDILEKDYPALWEGDCR, from the coding sequence TTAAACAGATTGAAGTAAAAATTTTGAACTGCCAGGCGGTAGCGGAAGCAGAAAAAAACATGGTCTTTGCGGCAAGGCTTACCCAGCAGGGACATAAGATTGCCTCAATGGACGACCTGATGGAGCTCTACGAAAAATCATTCAGCGTTCAGACAGTAGCAGCTATGGGGGCGCTTCCCCATCCTACCATCCAGAAATTTGCGGTGATCACGGTAGCCATTGTCGGCGCCAGCAGGCGTTTTCTGGCGCAGATCACCCGCCACCAGAACGAAGTAAAATTTATGAGCGCATCGCTGCAGTACAGCAACTATACGGGACAGGCGGATTTCGCTGTCCCGTATTCTATTATGACGGCTCCGGCAGTGGTACGGGAACTGTACTTAAAAAGCTGTAATGAAAGCATGAAATGTTATGAAGCCCTGTGCACTGCCGGAAGCGGGCACGATGCGGCCGGCTATGCCACGCCCCAGGGATTGCGGAATGTACTGCTCATCAGCGCCACCCCTTATCAGTGGAAACATATCATCAGCCAGCGGGTATGCCGGAGAAATACAGATGAAACAAGGATCGTGCTGCTAAAGGTCTGGAAAGAACTTTATGAACTAAGCCCTACTTTGTTTGCCCCATCACTGACCGGGCCTTTTTGTCAGATGGATCGATGTCTGGAAGGGAAAATGACCTGCGGACGAAAACTGCAGGCAAATATGACGCCAGAGGATATTCTGGAAAAAGATTATCCTGCTCTTTGGGAAGGAGACTGCCGATGA
- a CDS encoding deoxyuridine 5'-triphosphate nucleotidohydrolase, whose translation MKIKLIDFGVPEHQRPYRPHGNDAGADVYLPYDCTLQPGEIAKIPLGFGLEIPDGYAGYIFPRTSMAVKGLVCELPPVDSGYRGEIHAIISNVSNQAQSLFKGARIGQLVITPIVIADFVTDLGTERGTGSFGSTGE comes from the coding sequence ATGAAAATAAAACTGATCGACTTTGGCGTACCGGAGCACCAGCGTCCTTACCGTCCGCATGGCAATGATGCCGGAGCGGATGTTTATCTGCCCTATGACTGTACCTTACAGCCCGGAGAAATCGCCAAAATTCCTTTGGGTTTTGGACTGGAAATACCGGATGGATATGCGGGATATATCTTTCCCCGTACCAGCATGGCGGTAAAAGGTCTGGTCTGTGAACTGCCGCCTGTGGATTCCGGCTACCGTGGAGAGATCCATGCGATCATCAGCAATGTAAGCAATCAGGCGCAGTCTCTTTTTAAGGGAGCCCGTATCGGGCAGCTTGTGATCACGCCGATCGTCATTGCGGATTTTGTAACCGATCTGGGAACAGAACGAGGAACCGGCAGCTTTGGCAGTACCGGCGAATAG
- a CDS encoding helix-turn-helix transcriptional regulator, producing the protein MYEDFVPERLAKLRTQKGVSARDMSLSLGQANNYINNIENKKSLPAMQSFFYICEYLGVTPQEFFDEGNTYPETLKEFIAEARQLDPQSMQYILGIMKELNSRK; encoded by the coding sequence ATGTATGAAGATTTTGTCCCGGAACGATTAGCGAAGCTGCGGACACAAAAAGGAGTTTCCGCACGCGATATGTCTTTATCGTTAGGTCAGGCAAACAACTACATCAATAATATTGAGAATAAAAAGTCACTTCCCGCTATGCAGTCTTTTTTCTACATCTGCGAATATCTGGGTGTGACACCGCAGGAATTCTTTGATGAAGGAAATACCTACCCGGAAACCTTAAAGGAATTCATTGCAGAGGCAAGACAGCTTGATCCTCAATCCATGCAATATATCCTCGGTATTATGAAAGAACTCAATAGCAGAAAGTAA
- a CDS encoding SLOG family protein gives MKGKTCCVTGHRDLPQNEINKIKTALAHEIDAAVTDGFTCFMSGFADGVDQYFVELVLERKQTTPALELIAVIPYRKRLDSLNKKTRTRELLEACADVVVIQEKYLPSVYSHRNRYMVEHSDRVIAVYDGRETGGTAKTIRFTHRMKKELREIPVGEIVLPDHLKPKTK, from the coding sequence ATGAAAGGAAAAACTTGCTGTGTTACCGGACACAGGGATTTACCGCAGAATGAGATCAACAAAATAAAAACAGCCTTGGCACATGAGATCGATGCTGCTGTTACAGATGGGTTCACCTGTTTTATGAGCGGTTTTGCAGATGGCGTAGACCAGTATTTTGTGGAGCTGGTGCTGGAAAGAAAGCAGACCACCCCGGCACTGGAGCTGATCGCAGTGATCCCTTACCGCAAGCGTCTGGACAGCCTAAATAAGAAAACAAGAACCCGTGAACTGCTGGAGGCTTGTGCGGATGTTGTTGTGATACAGGAAAAATATCTCCCAAGCGTCTACTCCCACAGAAATCGTTATATGGTGGAACACTCCGACCGAGTGATCGCTGTATATGACGGACGGGAAACCGGAGGTACAGCAAAGACGATCCGCTTTACCCATCGGATGAAGAAGGAACTGCGGGAAATCCCAGTTGGAGAAATCGTCCTGCCGGATCACTTGAAACCAAAAACAAAATAG
- a CDS encoding DUF3789 domain-containing protein: protein MWNLILHFLTFAGGIVSGVMLMCLMQVGKENTEHSEPKHNANLTDKKEDND, encoded by the coding sequence ATGTGGAACCTGATCTTACATTTCCTTACCTTTGCCGGAGGGATAGTTTCCGGCGTTATGCTGATGTGTCTTATGCAGGTTGGAAAAGAGAACACGGAACATTCCGAACCCAAACACAACGCAAATCTGACGGACAAAAAGGAGGACAACGATTGA
- a CDS encoding DUF5688 family protein has protein sequence MNQNFVEYVKSHIKEYLPMEYQNAVVSINEVTKSNDRLLTGLTILSPGERSAPTIYLEALAEQVEQGLSLDAAMKQIAQIQVENHNRVPLDISVLENYEAIRPMLAVQMCDPETNQEYLKGKPYTSCGDLAAYYRIQVAANEEGTASVAITESMIQMWGITKEQLHKDAVQAANARSPVCLYDMEEVMAESIFSVKPENLFNREEPLDIGMIPIYILTNQEKLNGASVSVQDGVLEKVAELLGTNFYVLPSSIHELLILPDNGSMQLSELEAMVREVNATQVAPEDRLSDKVQYYDREAKLLQRGQEKSVLGRLSDKKAQIQQADHTAPKQPHRSEVSL, from the coding sequence TTGAATCAGAATTTTGTAGAATATGTAAAAAGCCATATCAAGGAATACCTGCCTATGGAATACCAGAACGCAGTAGTTTCCATCAATGAAGTAACAAAAAGCAACGACCGGCTGCTGACCGGATTGACGATTCTTTCTCCCGGAGAACGATCTGCACCAACAATCTATCTGGAAGCGCTCGCCGAGCAGGTGGAACAAGGGCTGTCCTTAGATGCGGCGATGAAACAGATCGCACAGATTCAGGTGGAAAATCACAACCGGGTTCCGCTGGACATCTCTGTTCTGGAAAACTATGAGGCCATCCGTCCTATGCTGGCGGTACAGATGTGCGATCCTGAAACAAATCAGGAATATCTGAAAGGAAAACCTTATACTTCCTGCGGGGATCTGGCAGCTTATTACAGGATTCAGGTTGCAGCAAATGAGGAAGGGACTGCTTCTGTTGCCATTACTGAAAGCATGATTCAGATGTGGGGTATCACAAAAGAACAGCTTCATAAAGATGCGGTGCAGGCAGCAAACGCAAGGAGTCCTGTCTGCCTTTATGACATGGAAGAAGTCATGGCAGAAAGTATCTTCTCTGTAAAACCTGAAAACCTCTTTAACCGTGAAGAACCATTGGATATAGGAATGATACCCATTTATATCTTGACAAATCAGGAAAAATTAAACGGTGCATCTGTATCGGTGCAGGACGGCGTTCTGGAAAAAGTCGCTGAATTACTCGGTACCAATTTTTATGTCCTTCCGTCATCAATCCATGAGCTGCTGATTTTGCCGGATAATGGTTCCATGCAGCTTTCCGAATTGGAAGCTATGGTACGAGAGGTCAATGCTACCCAGGTAGCCCCGGAGGACCGCCTTTCGGATAAGGTCCAGTATTATGACCGTGAGGCAAAGCTGCTGCAGCGTGGACAGGAAAAAAGCGTTTTAGGACGGCTCTCGGATAAAAAAGCACAGATTCAGCAGGCAGATCACACAGCACCAAAGCAGCCCCACCGCAGTGAAGTAAGTCTGTAA
- a CDS encoding DNA topoisomerase 3, with translation MKLVIAEKPSVAMSLAAVLGATERKDGYLEGSGYLVSWCVGHLLELAQPEAYKEQYAKWRYEDLPILPENWKYEVPKDKKTQLALLCRLMKDKRVDSVVCATDAGREGELIFRLVYEYAGCKKPMERLWISSMEDAAIREGFDHLHPGSDYDKLYDAAVCRAGADWLIGINATRLFSVLYGVTLNVGRVMSPTLALLVQRESDIESFISKPFYVPEITCGGFTASGEKMTERSEAEKIRMDCDHNSAFVRSVEKQVKTIQPPRLYDLTTLQRECNRIYGYTAQQTLDYVQSLYEKKLATYPRTDSQYLTKDMQATAASLILWLRDNMTFGKGYAGEPDIDRVTDDSKVTDHHAIIPTVEIARTDLSELPSGERDVLTLLAVRLLCATTQVHRFEAVTAILDCQGYTFTAKGKTILQSGWKEVERIHRMSIRQSETEHKENEAVALPVLQEGQTFEAVSASLREGKTSPPKHYTEDTLLSAMETAGAEDMPEDAERKGLGTPATRAATLEKLVSAGFVQRKKKQLIPTEKGKNLIAVLPDNIKSPILTAEWESMLKQVEHGELSATSFMDQIADMSRTLVKEHTTPEERFADLFPSSKGTAHEAVGVCPRCGAPVFEGKKGFFCGNRECSFALWKDNRFFSSKKKSITKSVAAALLKEGRISMSGLYSEKTGRTYDAEVILDDTGGKYVNFKLEFPVKKGRRK, from the coding sequence ATGAAACTTGTGATTGCAGAAAAGCCCTCTGTTGCTATGTCACTGGCAGCAGTATTAGGCGCAACGGAAAGAAAAGACGGTTATCTCGAGGGTTCCGGCTATCTGGTGAGCTGGTGCGTGGGACATCTTTTGGAACTGGCACAGCCGGAGGCTTACAAAGAACAGTACGCCAAATGGCGGTATGAGGATCTTCCGATCCTACCGGAAAACTGGAAATATGAAGTGCCAAAGGATAAGAAAACGCAGCTTGCCCTTTTGTGCCGATTGATGAAGGACAAACGGGTGGATTCCGTGGTATGCGCTACGGATGCCGGACGAGAAGGAGAACTGATCTTCCGTCTGGTCTATGAATATGCCGGATGTAAAAAGCCTATGGAGCGCCTTTGGATTTCCAGTATGGAGGATGCGGCGATCCGTGAGGGCTTTGACCATCTCCACCCCGGCAGTGATTACGATAAGCTCTATGATGCGGCGGTCTGCCGGGCAGGAGCCGACTGGCTGATCGGGATCAATGCCACCCGGCTTTTTTCTGTCCTGTATGGTGTCACCCTAAATGTCGGCCGTGTTATGTCACCGACACTGGCACTTTTGGTACAGCGTGAGTCGGATATTGAATCCTTCATCAGTAAGCCTTTTTATGTGCCGGAAATCACCTGCGGAGGTTTTACTGCTTCCGGCGAAAAAATGACGGAACGATCCGAGGCTGAAAAAATCCGTATGGACTGTGACCACAACTCCGCTTTTGTGCGTTCTGTGGAAAAGCAGGTAAAAACTATACAGCCTCCCCGCCTTTATGACCTTACAACTCTGCAAAGGGAATGTAACCGTATTTATGGCTATACGGCTCAACAGACCCTTGATTATGTGCAATCTCTCTATGAAAAGAAGCTGGCAACCTATCCGAGAACGGACAGCCAGTATTTGACGAAGGACATGCAGGCAACCGCCGCTTCCCTGATCCTGTGGCTGCGTGACAATATGACCTTTGGAAAAGGCTACGCCGGAGAGCCGGACATTGACCGGGTAACAGATGACAGCAAAGTGACTGACCACCATGCCATTATCCCAACTGTGGAAATCGCACGGACAGACCTGTCAGAGCTTCCTTCCGGGGAGCGGGATGTGCTTACCCTGCTTGCCGTCAGACTGCTTTGTGCCACAACGCAGGTACACCGATTTGAAGCGGTCACCGCTATATTGGACTGCCAGGGATATACTTTTACGGCAAAAGGAAAGACTATTTTACAGTCCGGCTGGAAAGAGGTGGAACGGATTCACCGTATGAGTATCAGGCAGAGTGAAACGGAACACAAAGAAAATGAAGCTGTCGCTCTCCCTGTGCTGCAGGAAGGACAGACTTTTGAAGCTGTATCAGCAAGTCTCCGTGAAGGGAAAACTTCACCGCCGAAACACTATACGGAGGACACACTGCTGTCCGCTATGGAGACTGCCGGTGCGGAAGATATGCCGGAAGATGCCGAGCGTAAAGGATTGGGTACTCCGGCTACCCGTGCGGCAACACTGGAAAAGCTGGTTTCTGCCGGATTTGTACAGCGAAAGAAAAAGCAGCTCATTCCTACGGAAAAAGGAAAGAACCTGATCGCAGTCCTGCCGGACAATATCAAATCTCCCATCTTAACTGCAGAATGGGAATCCATGCTGAAACAAGTGGAACATGGCGAACTGTCGGCAACATCTTTTATGGATCAGATTGCAGATATGAGCCGGACGCTGGTAAAAGAACATACTACCCCGGAAGAACGTTTTGCGGATCTGTTTCCTTCTTCCAAAGGAACTGCACACGAAGCCGTGGGGGTATGTCCCCGCTGCGGTGCCCCGGTATTTGAAGGAAAGAAAGGTTTTTTCTGCGGCAACAGGGAATGTTCTTTTGCTCTTTGGAAAGATAACCGTTTCTTTTCCAGCAAGAAAAAATCTATCACAAAGTCTGTGGCAGCGGCTCTTTTGAAAGAGGGCCGCATTTCTATGTCCGGGCTTTACAGTGAAAAAACAGGAAGGACCTATGATGCGGAAGTGATCCTGGATGATACCGGCGGTAAATATGTGAATTTCAAGCTGGAATTTCCCGTAAAGAAAGGCAGGCGCAAATGA
- a CDS encoding cysteine-rich VLP protein, translating into MAERELKRSEQSAIRKLVTELCANYDSQDKICLPLDSPCYMLNKWWTGAYCRYFEKAVLPVDAALESAITGEDTSMRQKICSVCGKSYLPITSQAYCSDACRVYARRKSERKRKRRQRQNQP; encoded by the coding sequence ATGGCAGAGAGGGAATTAAAACGCTCGGAGCAGTCTGCAATCCGAAAGCTGGTTACAGAGCTTTGCGCCAACTATGACTCTCAGGATAAGATCTGCCTTCCCCTGGACAGCCCTTGCTACATGCTGAATAAATGGTGGACCGGTGCTTATTGCCGGTACTTTGAAAAAGCGGTGTTGCCGGTGGATGCAGCACTGGAATCAGCCATTACCGGCGAGGACACCTCCATGAGACAGAAAATATGCTCTGTGTGTGGAAAATCATATCTTCCTATAACCAGCCAGGCATATTGCTCCGATGCCTGCCGGGTCTATGCAAGACGGAAATCCGAGCGGAAACGCAAACGCCGGCAGCGGCAAAACCAACCATGA
- a CDS encoding DUF4316 domain-containing protein, whose amino-acid sequence MERKRTYGVWAVRSSTSIFGPAQSWCKENGKPLEFDSKADAENYAKEANEHTTANVRYYVKEKEPEPGAVRKGTSQPELDARSHEEVIPRNDAAEKQNEIPGRQIPSQTDPLVEIRSAVHSNYAGMVAMLGADNRVYLGREERCHYQDMQPSYYDNQDGSLCFVCDQPDMYYFLYGEGWAHTQTEMLERGLTLRQYEEFARLQNGVLAQFTTQREILFAGQPFQAPESYLRNAELYEEGQTGNYNMLDGRLNNEPPVRPDLTDGQTDEEIRELVPEAKPSLMDRLKADKPEHEARQMIPPVPERER is encoded by the coding sequence ATGGAAAGGAAACGGACCTATGGTGTATGGGCAGTACGAAGCAGCACTTCTATTTTCGGACCGGCACAAAGCTGGTGCAAGGAAAATGGAAAACCGTTGGAGTTTGATAGCAAAGCCGACGCTGAAAACTATGCAAAGGAAGCCAACGAGCATACGACAGCAAATGTCCGATACTATGTGAAAGAAAAAGAACCGGAACCCGGCGCTGTTCGGAAAGGAACATCTCAACCGGAACTGGATGCGCGCAGCCATGAAGAAGTAATACCAAGAAATGATGCAGCGGAAAAACAAAACGAGATTCCGGGCCGACAGATTCCTTCTCAAACAGATCCGCTGGTAGAAATCCGCTCTGCGGTCCATAGTAATTACGCGGGTATGGTCGCTATGCTGGGTGCGGACAACCGTGTGTATTTGGGGCGTGAGGAACGTTGCCATTACCAGGATATGCAGCCATCTTACTATGACAATCAGGACGGTTCCCTGTGTTTTGTCTGTGATCAGCCCGATATGTATTATTTTCTTTATGGAGAAGGCTGGGCGCATACCCAGACGGAAATGTTGGAACGAGGGCTTACCTTGCGCCAGTATGAAGAATTTGCGAGACTGCAAAATGGGGTCCTTGCACAGTTTACCACCCAAAGAGAAATTCTGTTTGCCGGACAGCCGTTTCAGGCGCCGGAAAGTTATCTTCGCAATGCGGAACTTTATGAGGAAGGACAAACCGGGAACTACAATATGCTGGATGGCAGGCTGAACAACGAACCTCCTGTGCGCCCGGATCTGACAGACGGACAGACGGATGAAGAAATCCGGGAGCTGGTGCCGGAAGCAAAGCCGTCTTTGATGGACCGTTTGAAAGCAGACAAACCGGAGCATGAAGCAAGGCAGATGATCCCTCCTGTGCCGGAAAGGGAACGCTGA
- the mobC gene encoding plasmid mobilization relaxosome protein MobC has translation MKGGHNKKSVRVEFVMSEPEAELVKERMAELGITNLSAYLRKMAVDGYIIHLDMGDIQEMIRLLRICSNNLNQYTRRANETGSIYAADIEDIRTRLDSLWDGMDKLIRGFANLS, from the coding sequence ATGAAGGGCGGGCATAACAAAAAATCCGTCCGCGTCGAATTTGTCATGTCCGAACCGGAGGCCGAACTGGTAAAAGAACGCATGGCGGAACTTGGCATTACCAACCTGTCGGCATATCTGCGAAAGATGGCCGTAGACGGTTACATCATTCACCTTGATATGGGAGACATTCAGGAAATGATCCGGCTTCTCCGCATTTGTTCCAATAACTTAAACCAATATACCAGACGGGCCAATGAGACCGGCAGTATTTATGCCGCAGATATAGAGGACATCCGCACCCGTCTGGACAGCCTTTGGGATGGCATGGATAAACTGATCCGGGGATTTGCAAATCTTTCATAA
- a CDS encoding response regulator transcription factor yields MCKIVIIEDDIDICNMIKKFLENNKYSVQYALNGIEGINLCKSFVPDLIILDIMLPGLNGDDVLQKLRKFTNAPVIVVSAKTMVQTKIELLKIGADDYMTKPFDLYELLARIEANLKRTVDNPYQNNNTLIYKNIKINNSLVYINGVLVPFTSTELSILELLLQYPQKIFSKQNLYESIWNEPYAYDDDTINTHISHIRKKIKSITNEDYIQTIWGIGYKMK; encoded by the coding sequence ATGTGTAAAATTGTTATTATTGAAGATGATATAGATATTTGCAATATGATTAAAAAATTCTTGGAAAATAATAAATATAGTGTTCAATATGCTTTAAATGGTATAGAAGGAATAAATTTGTGCAAATCTTTTGTTCCGGACTTGATAATACTTGACATTATGTTGCCAGGGCTGAATGGGGATGATGTATTACAGAAATTGCGAAAATTTACAAACGCTCCTGTTATTGTTGTATCAGCAAAAACAATGGTTCAGACCAAAATAGAATTATTAAAAATAGGGGCAGATGACTACATGACAAAACCATTTGATTTGTATGAGCTTCTTGCACGTATTGAGGCAAATTTAAAACGGACTGTCGATAATCCTTATCAAAATAATAATACTTTGATATACAAAAATATAAAGATCAATAACTCTTTGGTTTATATAAACGGAGTATTAGTACCATTTACATCAACAGAATTGAGCATTTTAGAATTGCTATTGCAATACCCACAGAAAATATTTTCAAAACAAAATTTATATGAATCCATTTGGAATGAACCTTATGCGTATGATGACGATACAATCAATACTCATATTAGTCATATTCGTAAGAAAATTAAATCAATTACAAATGAAGATTATATACAAACTATTTGGGGGATTGGATATAAAATGAAATAA
- a CDS encoding ATP-binding cassette domain-containing protein produces the protein MTKFICETKNLSKKYKDFYALKNVNLTIPKGEIYGLVGENGAGKTTLIRLLTGLNFKSEGEIILFGHNDNLQYERSKIGCTIEMPALYKDMTASQNLEVQRIQRGIPNKSCIADTLELIGLSNAGKKRVANFSLGMKQRLALGVALLGEPEFLILDEPVNGLDPTGIIELRELLKKLVKERETTILISSHILSELHQLATCYGFLHKGELLKQISAEKLNEECKRHICLKTDNIQKTTLILEQKANIKNYSVYPDNSIRIYDCLDNVRMISKLLTDNEIIIDEISVQGEDLETYFENLIGGRKNV, from the coding sequence ATGACAAAATTTATATGCGAAACAAAAAACCTGAGCAAAAAATATAAAGATTTCTATGCTTTAAAAAATGTAAACTTAACTATTCCAAAAGGCGAAATATATGGACTTGTGGGCGAAAATGGAGCAGGAAAAACAACGCTAATCAGATTATTGACAGGTCTTAATTTTAAAAGTGAAGGAGAAATTATTCTATTTGGGCATAATGATAATCTGCAATATGAACGATCAAAAATCGGGTGTACGATTGAAATGCCGGCACTATATAAAGATATGACTGCTTCACAAAATCTGGAAGTGCAAAGAATACAGAGAGGTATTCCGAATAAAAGCTGCATTGCTGATACTTTAGAATTGATTGGCTTATCGAACGCAGGTAAAAAAAGAGTAGCGAATTTTTCATTAGGGATGAAACAGCGGCTTGCACTGGGCGTTGCATTATTAGGTGAGCCAGAATTTTTAATATTGGATGAACCTGTCAATGGACTTGATCCTACGGGAATTATCGAATTACGGGAACTTCTTAAAAAATTAGTGAAAGAACGGGAAACCACCATTTTAATATCCAGCCATATATTAAGCGAATTGCACCAGCTCGCCACTTGTTATGGCTTTCTTCATAAGGGAGAACTTTTAAAACAAATTTCTGCTGAAAAATTGAATGAAGAATGTAAACGGCATATTTGTTTGAAAACAGATAATATACAGAAAACCACTCTCATATTAGAACAAAAAGCTAATATTAAAAACTATTCCGTTTATCCAGACAATTCTATTCGGATTTATGATTGTTTAGATAATGTAAGAATGATTTCCAAATTACTAACCGACAATGAAATCATCATTGATGAAATCTCTGTTCAGGGAGAAGATTTGGAAACATACTTTGAAAATCTAATAGGGGGTAGAAAAAATGTATAA
- a CDS encoding ABC transporter permease has product MYNQIRAEFYKLFHTKALYLTFALILAVFGIFSIGGQQQFVVSSSSVDETWKIGETVGFLARAYSDQVHPMIEEIIRTATSYTVFFWLIVLIFSVVFFSREYTDSTIKIAIASGQSRLKFFIAKYIVITVTSIILYFSFIMVAFIIECTKYNVPIQLLPMLKIAGLNCMVMGAFIGITFMLCVIFKHTAIVVGTMSLFTFSGPLIYMMTWDNMSAQSWRVLTYLKINPMYYWMNTCSYNMVNHLEINILLYFVGTVIITFLVSALILRKQEIH; this is encoded by the coding sequence ATGTATAATCAAATACGGGCAGAATTTTATAAATTATTTCATACAAAGGCGTTATATCTAACATTTGCATTGATTTTAGCTGTTTTTGGTATCTTTTCCATAGGAGGTCAGCAACAATTTGTAGTATCTAGTTCCAGCGTAGATGAAACATGGAAGATAGGAGAAACCGTAGGATTTCTTGCTCGTGCATATAGTGATCAGGTACATCCAATGATTGAAGAAATTATAAGGACTGCCACGTCTTATACGGTATTTTTCTGGCTGATTGTTCTTATATTTTCTGTTGTTTTCTTTTCCAGAGAATATACAGATTCAACGATTAAAATTGCGATTGCAAGTGGACAAAGCCGACTAAAATTCTTTATTGCAAAGTATATCGTGATTACTGTTACCAGCATCATTTTATATTTTTCATTTATTATGGTTGCATTTATAATTGAATGTACAAAATACAATGTGCCGATACAATTACTTCCAATGTTGAAAATTGCAGGGCTAAATTGCATGGTTATGGGAGCCTTTATCGGTATTACATTCATGCTGTGTGTGATATTTAAGCATACAGCTATTGTGGTAGGAACTATGTCATTATTTACTTTTAGCGGACCTCTTATTTATATGATGACATGGGATAATATGTCTGCTCAATCGTGGCGAGTTCTAACGTACTTAAAAATCAATCCGATGTATTATTGGATGAATACGTGTTCTTATAATATGGTAAATCATTTGGAAATCAATATCTTACTTTATTTTGTAGGAACTGTAATTATTACATTCCTGGTGTCAGCATTGATATTGAGAAAACAAGAAATACACTAA
- a CDS encoding HAMP domain-containing sensor histidine kinase, protein MFYFLLICSIFILACSLFSITRTIRNINKQIKEKRKIRVSLSNRDIEELAYAINQKDTLHKKLQVQIKQEEDQLKQSISNISHDLRTPLTSIQGYLTLLQECEDKQEQDQYIEIIKAKTDYLTDLVQEFYDLSVVENEQFDVECEKVDINRIVTDCLIEKYYEFGEIQPIIQTEKSPVWIYGNNLICKRIIENLITNAIRYSDNYIEVSINQEGVFMIKNSTQSLDEMDINLLFSKFYTVDKSRTKGGSGLGLYIVKELLKKIDGKIGNIEYNKPILSITLFFRLFK, encoded by the coding sequence ATGTTCTATTTTTTATTGATATGTTCTATATTCATATTAGCATGTTCCCTTTTTTCTATTACTAGAACAATTCGCAATATAAATAAGCAGATAAAGGAAAAACGAAAAATAAGAGTATCTTTATCAAATAGAGATATTGAAGAGTTAGCTTATGCGATCAATCAAAAAGATACCCTGCATAAGAAACTGCAAGTTCAAATTAAGCAAGAAGAAGATCAGTTAAAGCAATCTATATCTAATATAAGCCATGATCTAAGAACCCCATTAACATCTATACAGGGTTATCTAACACTTTTACAAGAATGTGAAGATAAACAGGAGCAAGACCAATATATTGAAATCATTAAAGCAAAAACAGATTATCTCACAGATCTGGTGCAAGAATTTTATGATTTATCTGTGGTGGAAAATGAGCAGTTTGATGTTGAATGTGAGAAGGTTGATATAAATAGAATTGTTACAGATTGCTTAATTGAAAAGTATTATGAATTTGGGGAAATCCAGCCGATTATTCAAACAGAAAAATCTCCGGTGTGGATATATGGCAATAACCTTATTTGTAAACGTATTATTGAAAATCTAATTACAAATGCAATCCGTTATTCTGATAACTATATTGAAGTGTCCATTAACCAGGAAGGCGTGTTCATGATTAAAAATTCAACGCAATCCCTTGATGAGATGGATATAAATTTATTATTCAGCAAGTTTTACACCGTTGATAAATCACGCACCAAAGGTGGTTCCGGTTTGGGATTGTATATTGTAAAAGAATTACTAAAGAAAATAGATGGAAAAATCGGAAATATAGAATATAATAAGCCAATTTTATCTATAACACTTTTTTTTCGATTGTTTAAATAG